The proteins below come from a single Megalops cyprinoides isolate fMegCyp1 chromosome 5, fMegCyp1.pri, whole genome shotgun sequence genomic window:
- the arhgap24 gene encoding rho GTPase-activating protein 24 isoform X2 codes for MTANHETYLLMASTQNDMEDWVKTIRRVIWAPFGGGIFGQKLEETVRYERRFGNKLAPMLVEQCVDFIRQWGLREEGLFRLPGQANLVKELQDAFDCGEKPAFDCNTDVHTVASLLKLYLRELPEPVIPFAKYEEFLSCTKLLSKDEEAGMKELRKQVESLPPVNYNLLKYICRFLDEVQSYSGVNKMSVQNLATVFGPNILRPKIEDPVAIMEGTVLVQQLMSVLIGRHDVLFPKDGDSPTALELCNNNNEVQRKPTAGQLQNRENNNTASVRQCSWEAPESPHRAPVDNGSPTLLSGHRSGSPRNGLTASKFDVTRSPPLTVKKNPAFSKGSGIVTNGSFSSSPADGHQEKSQTLPSAGAQARRAASLKGPGTKMGTGGVPNGGVRMGVSSTDAAANGTLGGRNGAWLPNGYVTLRDSKPKDCAAEQAAQQNRLSTYDNVQQHHFPGVVGGGSCEDKQSVDSATWSTSSCEISLPDNSTSCRSSTTTCPEQDFFGGNYEDPVLDAPTHEEPGQQGELDRRNGGGRGSRGTSSSDNSETFAVNNGTSSHSALHSLVASLKQEMLKQKAEYEARIKSLEHRNLELETEMVNLHEELDQERKKYTMVEIKLRNAERAKEDAEKRNEMLQKEMEQFFSTFGELTADPRRPERGNTIWIQ; via the exons ATGACAGCCAATCATGAGACATACCTTCTTATGGCCAGCACCCAGAATGACATGGAGGATTGGGTGAAGACCATTCGAAGAGTCATATGGGCGCCCTTTGGTGGAG GTATCTTTGGTCAGAAGCTAGAGGAGACGGTACGCTATGAGCGGCGGTTCGGGAACAAGCTGGCCCCCATGCTGGTGGAGCAGTGCGTGGACTTCATCCGCCAGTGGGGGCTGCGGGAGGAGGGGCTGTTTCGGCTGCCCGGGCAGGCCAACCTGGTCAAGGAGCTGCAGGACGCCTTCGACTGCGGAGAGAAGCCTGCCTTCGACTG TAACACGGACGTGCACACGGTGGCCTCCCTGCTCAAGCTCTACCTGAGAGAGCTGCCAGAGCCCGTCATCCCCTTCGCCAAGTATGAGGAGTTCCTCTCCTGCACTAAACTCCTCAGCAAGGACGAAGAAGCT GGAATGAAGGAATTGCGAAAACAAGTGGAAAGCCTACCTCCAGTCAACTACAACCTGCTGAAGTATATATGCAG GTTTCTCGATGAAGTTCAGTCCTACTCCGGTGTGAATAAAATGAGCGTGCAGAACCTGGCGACTGTCTTTGGGCCCAATATCCTGAGGCCAAAGATAGAGGATCCCGTTGCTATTATGGAAG GTACTGTGCTGGTGCAGCAGCTGATGTCGGTCCTGATCGGGAGGCACGACGTGCTCTTCCCCAAAGACGGGGACAGCCCGACAGCACTGGAGCTgtgtaacaacaacaacgagGTCCAGAGGAAGCCGACGGCAGGCCAGCTCCAGAACCGGGAGAACAACAACACAGCGAGCGTGCGGCAGTGCTCCTGGGAGGCCCCCGAGTCGCCCCACCGGGCGCCGGTGGACAACGGCTCGCCCACCCTGCTCAGCGGCCACCGCTCCGGCAGCCCCCGCAACGGCCTCACCGCCAGCAAGTTCGACGTGACCCGGAGCCCGCCGCTCACCGTGAAGAAGAACCCTGCCTTCAGCAAGGGCAGCGGCATCGTCACCAATGGCTCCTTCAGCAGCTCGCCGGCCGACGGCCACCAGGAGAAGAGCCAGACGCTGCCGAGCGCCGGCGCCCAGGCCCGCCGCGCTGCCTCACTCAAGGGCCCCGGCACCAAGATGGGCACGGGTGGCGTGCCCAACGGCGGCGTGCGCATGGGCGTCTCCAGCACCGACGCGGCGGCCAATGGGACGCTGGGCGGGCGCAACGGGGCGTGGCTGCCCAACGGCTACGTCACCCTGCGCGACAGCAAGCCCAAGGACTGCGCCGCGGAGCAGGCGGCCCAGCAGAACCGGCTCTCCACCTACGACAACGTGCAGCAGCATCACTTCCCGGGCGTTGTAGGCGGCGGCAGCTGCGAGGACAAGCAGAGCGTGGACAGCGCCACCTGGTCCACCTCGTCCTGCGAGATCTCGCTGCCGGACAACTCCACGTCCTGCcgctcctccaccaccacctgcCCCGAGCAGGACTTCTTCGGCGGCAACTACGAGGACCCCGTTTTGGACGCGCCGACACACGAGGAGcccggccagcagggggagctggaCCGGCGGAACGGAGGGGGCCGCGGCAGCCGGGGCACCAGCAGCAGCGACAACAGCGAGACGTTCGCAGTGAACAACGGCACCAGCAGCCACAGCGCCCTCCACAGCCTGGTGGCCAGCCTGAAGCAGGAGATGCTGAAGCAGAAGGCGGAGTACGAGGCCAGGATAAAGAG CCTGGAGCACAGGAACCTGGAGCTGGAGACGGAGATGGTGAACCTCCATGAGGAGCTGGATCAGGAGAGGAAGAAGTACACCATGGTGGAGATCAAGCTGAGGAATGCCGAGAGGGCCAAGGAGGACGCGGAGAAGAGGAACGAGATGCTACAGAAGGAGATGGAGCAGTTCTTCTCCACGTTCGGGGAGCTGACGGCCGACCCGCGCCGGCCGGAGAGGGGGAACACCATCTGGATCCAGTGA